A region of Pyxidicoccus parkwaysis DNA encodes the following proteins:
- a CDS encoding type II secretion system protein GspG, protein MNHTNTKQQKRRRSRGMTLIEIMVVITILGLIAAAVGIAVIPMLGVAKKDTAALDIKTIQTALDLHYAMKGRYPDTSAGLNALVESHALAKLPKDPWGNDYVYSNEGGRPVVISYGADGTAGGEADNADISSVDPKASKS, encoded by the coding sequence ATGAACCACACCAACACGAAGCAGCAGAAGCGCCGTCGCAGCCGCGGAATGACCCTCATTGAAATCATGGTGGTCATCACCATCCTCGGGCTCATCGCGGCGGCGGTGGGCATCGCCGTCATTCCCATGCTCGGAGTGGCGAAGAAGGACACGGCCGCGCTGGACATCAAGACCATCCAGACCGCGCTCGATCTCCACTACGCGATGAAGGGCCGCTACCCGGACACCTCCGCCGGGCTCAACGCGCTGGTGGAGAGCCACGCGCTGGCCAAGCTCCCCAAGGACCCGTGGGGCAACGACTACGTGTACTCGAACGAGGGCGGCAGGCCCGTCGTCATCTCCTACGGCGCGGACGGCACCGCGGGCGGTGAGGCGGACAACGCGGACATTTCGTCCGTGGACCCGAAGGCGTCCAAGAGTTGA